A single genomic interval of Legionella israelensis harbors:
- a CDS encoding transposase, with the protein MSRFVIDDKMWIKLEELLPAPKGRHGENDRLFIEAVCWIIRTGAPWRDLPPDYGKWQSVYGRYNRWVKKGNFNGILEILKKRWRSRMAHDGW; encoded by the coding sequence ATGTCAAGATTTGTTATTGATGACAAAATGTGGATCAAATTAGAAGAATTACTTCCTGCTCCGAAAGGTCGCCATGGGGAAAATGATCGATTATTTATTGAAGCAGTTTGTTGGATAATCAGGACTGGTGCGCCCTGGAGAGATTTACCGCCAGATTATGGGAAATGGCAAAGTGTTTACGGTCGTTACAATAGGTGGGTAAAAAAGGGAAATTTCAATGGAATTCTTGAAATTTTAAAAAAAAGATGGCGATCACGAATGGCACATGATGGATGGTAG